GGGTCCGAAAGATCTCCAGCAGCAAATACTTGATGGGGTTGTAATTTGTTCAACAGGTCATACGTAATTTGTATATCTTCTTCTGAGTAGGGTTTCTTTCTGACGGCTCCGGTTTCATAGAAAGGAAGATTTTGAAAATGTGCGTTTTTTTCTTGAACACCACAGTATCTGCAAGCAGCCAACGCTTCTCCTTTCCTAATAAGCCCTTTGTAATGTTGGATTTCATCGCTATCTACTTGTCCTGGCTTTTTTGATGCTAAGAATTCCCGGACTTTTTTAAATTCTTTCTTGAGGTCTTTATTATCCTTTTGAATATCTGTTGCAAAATCCAAAAAGCGAATCACCTCATCATCAAAAACTGCTATGTTCCCAGATGTTTGGTAGGCAACATGAACTTCGTGACCTTGATCTACCAAGCGTAAAAGCGTACCTCCCATAGAGATTACATCGTCATCTGGGTGCGGACTAAAAATCAATGATGTTTTTTTGTGAGGTTCGGCGCGTTCTGGTCTTTGACTGTCATCTGCATTGGGTTTTCCACCCGGCCACCCAGTAATGGTATGTTGTAATTGATTGAAAACTTTTAAATTGATTTGTTCGGCAGATCCTATTTCAGCAACTAAATTGCTCATGCCGTACTCGTTATAGTCTTCATTGGTCAATTTGAGAATGGCTTTGCCCAACTTTTCGGATAACCAAATGGTGGCGCTTTTGATGAGTCTATCGTTCCAGTCACAATCGGTCACCAACCATGGAGTTTTCATTCTTGTAAGTGATGATGCTGAGGCTCCATCCAGAACAAACTCACAATTTTCATGATGTTGCAAAAAGGTAGCTGGTACAGATTCACGTATCTCACCTTCTACAGCTTGTCTAATAATCTCTGCTTTCCCTTCTCCCCAAGCCATAAGTATGACTTTTTTTGCATCCATTATGGTTCCTACGCCCATAGTGATTGCTCTTTTTGGAACGTTTTCTTCTCCAAAAAAATCACTTGCGGCATCCAGTCTGGTAACACGGTCCAATCGTATTAACCGTGTTTTACTTTTTAAGGCGGATCCGGGTTCATTGAATCCAATATGTCCGGTCCGTCCAATACCTAAAATTTGGATGTCAATGCCTCCAACGTTTTGGATTTTTTCTTCATAATCCTCACAATATTGGCGTACCTCATCTTTATCCAAGCTTCCATTTGGAATATGAATATTATGCGGTTCAATGTCGATATGATCAAAAAGGTGCTCGTTCATGAACCTAACATAACTATGGATAGAGTGAGATTGCATGGGGAAGTATTCATCTAAATTGAAAGTAATTACATTTTTAAAGCTTAACCTTCCCTCTTTATAAAATTGAACAAGATATTCGTACACCTTTATTGGGGTAGACCCTGTGGCCAGACCAAGAATGGCGTTTTTTCCCTGTTCTTTTTTTTGATTGATTAAACTGGCAATCTCGTTCGCTACAGATAAAGAGGCATTATTGGAGTTCTCGTGTATTATGGTTTGAATTTTCTCAAACCTTTGGTCTTCTTGATATTGGTTGTTCATTACAATAAATATAGTGTTCTAGCAAAAAACGGAAACTTTAACATCAAATATATGCAAAAAACTGCATAAATTGCGATTAAATGCAATTTTTGAAGATTATATTTAGTTATGTATCTATTTTGCCGTATTTTGCCGACATCAAATATTTTTTAAGATTTTTTTAACTTTACACCCCATATGTTAAAAGAAGAAAGACATCAGTTTATTCTTAATGAAGTAAGGATTCATAATAGGGTACTACTAACGGATATAGCGGATTTACTCAATGTTTCGGTGGATACCGTGAGACGGGATATTAAAGAGTTGCACAACTCCCAGCAATTGAAGAAAGTACATGGGGGGCAATATCATTAGGATTTAACAATTATAATCCTATTGGAAAGAAAATTTATTCTCTCGAAAAAAAATCGCAAATTGCCGAAAAAGCGCTTGGACTTATAAAGGAAGGTCAGGTAATACTTTTGAGTGGTGGTACTACAAATCTTGAATTGGCTAGACGTTTACCGTCAAAAATTCAATTGACGTGCTTCACCCCAAGCCTTCCAATAGCGGTTCAGCTTTTAGGGAAAACGAATGTAGAAGTCATATTTATTGGTGGAAGAATGTCAAAAGATTCCCAGATAGCGGTAGGTGGTAGTGCAATAAATATGTTATCCGAGATAAAAGTGGATATATGCTTTCTTGGGACAAACTCTATTCACCCCATTGAAGGGCTAACAGAGTTTGATTGGGAAATTGTACAAATGAAAAAAGCAATGATTCATAGTTCCAGAAAAGTAGTGTCCCCCTGTATTTCTGAAAAAATAGGATCTTTGCAACGTTATAAAATATGTGGGGTAGAAGAGGTAGATGTATTGATTACCGAATTGGAACCTTGGGATATTAAACTGGATGTTTTTAAAAATATGAACATACAATTATTGTAAAAAGTGGCAGGAAATCATATCAAGATTACAGAAAAACCATCCTTATACGATCAGTTGGATCAAATGGATACTCTAGATATAATCGTCAATATTAATAATGAAGACAAAAAAGTAGCAGATGCCGTTGAATCGGTTTTGCCCAAAGTTGCCGAATTGGTTGATGCTTTGGCTATCCGTTTTGAGAGGGGTGGTCGTCTTTTTTATATTGGAGCCGGTACTAGTGGACGGTTAGGTATTTTAGATGCCTCGGAAATACCTCCAACATTTGGAATGCCACATGATAGAGTTATTGGATTGATCGCAGGTGGCGACAGTGCCATTAGAAAGGCAGTTGAATTTGCAGAGGATGATGTTCATCAAGCTTGGAAGGATTTAAAGGAATACAATATAAATGATAATGATGTTTTGGTAGGTATTGCGGCATCAGGAACCACACCGTATGTATTGGGCGGTATTGCCTATGCCAAAGATCACGGAATTTTAACCGCAGGAATCACTAACAATCCGGGTTCTCCCTTAGCTACTGATACGAATATTCCTATGGAGATTAATGTTGGTCCAGAATTTTTAACAGGTAGTACGCGTATGAAGAGTGGTACCAGTCAAAAAATGGTATTGAACATGATATCCACTGCTCTTATGATTAGAATAGGAAGGGTAAAAGGCAACAAAATGGTCAACATGCAACTTAGTAACACTAAATTGGTAGACCGTGGGACACGTTATTTGGTAGAGGAATTGGGGCTTGACTACAATGAGGCGGAAAAAGCCTTAAAAAAATATGGTTCTGTCAAAAATGCGATGGAAGCAATGAAGTAAGACTTAAAATTTATTTAGGTTCTAACCTATAAATACCTTTACCTTCAATGCCAACATAGATAAACCCATCCGGTGCCTGCTCTACATTACGTACCCTGCCCATGCCATCCAAGAGTTTTTCCCTGTAGATCACTTTATTGTTTTTCAATACCAATCGTTCTAAATATTGAAAAGCTAAAGAACCAACTAATAAGTTTCCTTTCCAATCGGGATATTTATCGGAAGATACAAAAGCCATTCCACTGGGTGCTATAGATGGGGTCCATTGATAAACAGGCTGCTCCATTCCTTTTTTTGAAGTCTCATCGGTAATTTTAGTGCCACTATAATTGATTCCATAAGTAATGACCGGCCAACCGTAATTTTTTCCTTTCTCTACGATGTTGATTTCATCGCCTCCTCTTGGACCATGTTCATGTTCCCATAGTTCACCAGTTTCAGGATGGATTGTAAGGCCCTGGGGGTTTCTATGTCCATAACTGAAAATAGCGGT
The nucleotide sequence above comes from Flagellimonas sp. HMM57. Encoded proteins:
- a CDS encoding DeoR family transcriptional regulator codes for the protein MLKEERHQFILNEVRIHNRVLLTDIADLLNVSVDTVRRDIKELHNSQQLKKVHGGQYH
- a CDS encoding DeoR/GlpR family DNA-binding transcription regulator, translating into MLLSGGTTNLELARRLPSKIQLTCFTPSLPIAVQLLGKTNVEVIFIGGRMSKDSQIAVGGSAINMLSEIKVDICFLGTNSIHPIEGLTEFDWEIVQMKKAMIHSSRKVVSPCISEKIGSLQRYKICGVEEVDVLITELEPWDIKLDVFKNMNIQLL
- the murQ gene encoding N-acetylmuramic acid 6-phosphate etherase, which produces MAGNHIKITEKPSLYDQLDQMDTLDIIVNINNEDKKVADAVESVLPKVAELVDALAIRFERGGRLFYIGAGTSGRLGILDASEIPPTFGMPHDRVIGLIAGGDSAIRKAVEFAEDDVHQAWKDLKEYNINDNDVLVGIAASGTTPYVLGGIAYAKDHGILTAGITNNPGSPLATDTNIPMEINVGPEFLTGSTRMKSGTSQKMVLNMISTALMIRIGRVKGNKMVNMQLSNTKLVDRGTRYLVEELGLDYNEAEKALKKYGSVKNAMEAMK
- the nagB gene encoding glucosamine-6-phosphate deaminase, which codes for MNNQYQEDQRFEKIQTIIHENSNNASLSVANEIASLINQKKEQGKNAILGLATGSTPIKVYEYLVQFYKEGRLSFKNVITFNLDEYFPMQSHSIHSYVRFMNEHLFDHIDIEPHNIHIPNGSLDKDEVRQYCEDYEEKIQNVGGIDIQILGIGRTGHIGFNEPGSALKSKTRLIRLDRVTRLDAASDFFGEENVPKRAITMGVGTIMDAKKVILMAWGEGKAEIIRQAVEGEIRESVPATFLQHHENCEFVLDGASASSLTRMKTPWLVTDCDWNDRLIKSATIWLSEKLGKAILKLTNEDYNEYGMSNLVAEIGSAEQINLKVFNQLQHTITGWPGGKPNADDSQRPERAEPHKKTSLIFSPHPDDDVISMGGTLLRLVDQGHEVHVAYQTSGNIAVFDDEVIRFLDFATDIQKDNKDLKKEFKKVREFLASKKPGQVDSDEIQHYKGLIRKGEALAACRYCGVQEKNAHFQNLPFYETGAVRKKPYSEEDIQITYDLLNKLQPHQVFAAGDLSDPHGTHRVCLEVIFKALEKLVEDRAEWIRNCYVWLYRGAWQEWEIADMEMAVPIGPKDMARKINAIFKHQSQKDSAMFPGNDEREFWERAEQRNKKTANRYNALGMAEYEAIEGFVRYNFNSN